tatgataataatgatgataataatgataaaaataataaaaacaacaatAACACATCTTCTGTAAtgagattttcaaataatttgattttaataatattattttttttatatttcatttaaaataaattcataatgaataaaaagataatattaaaaatttcgtaaaaattaatatatttcagattttcacaatttttttatccataaattcaaaaatatgtttttaaaattatttttccatttgtatttttattaatataataataaatatgattcacaaaaatttaatatttacaataatgttaatataatttataatttacattattcttatatatagaaataaattttttatttgaaataaatatataaaatatatttaaatttaaattttctttgagaaatagtttttcttcgaaaaaataatacaatgtaatctataatttattttatttttaaaaaaattttttttaatatttattacatatatttttcactatatcagaaatttatttattttataaggatatttaaataaataataatttttaaatttttgaatataatgtaaagattatataacattatataaagattatattaattttttcttaatataaaaattaaaatataacttatacaatttatattttttattttatagagataaaattaaatatctatgaaatattcttatataataataattatatagtaataataattactatatattatacatataataatacaatattataataaagtatatttaaaattttacattttttaaattttatatcttaatattatcttaatattcgattatactattaaaattaatcgaaaaagatttttgggggaaattaaatatttctagataGGAAATTTAGGAACTGTTTTTCTGTAAAGAGCAAACTCATTAAATGTTCAGACTTCAGTCGAATGACATTTCAATCTgttttacttataaaaaacatGGCGCTTAATAAAGCTGATTGGCAAACTCCTGCACCATTATGGCAAAATGGTCCAGTACCTGgtgcattttatcattttccggGAAATTCTACGCATTTCAAAGTTGGAGGATACCAAAGATcacagtaaaattttttatcatacattcattttcgttttaaaagattttttttaaaattgcatgtCATGTTTACTTTCAATGAATgtgaaaattacaaattatatatagcgattaaaaaattaatataataaaatataatttaatattctaaaaaaataaatttgataaaaaaaatatataagatttgaATTGTTCTAcacattgttatattatattattaattgataattctaaCTTCaatcatcaaatatatttttctttaacttgatatttgtttttttattttatagagcaCCAATGACAACTGGTACATCTGTAGTtggaattcaatttaaaaatggtATTCTCATAGCAACAGATATTCTTGGATCATATGGATCATTGGCTAGATATCGAAATCTTGAACGTGTGATGAAAgtgaatgataatattatcctTGGTGCAGGAGGAGATTATGCTGATTATCAATGTTTAAAAAGccatattgaaagaaaaatgtaaatttaaattatgttttcataattattttatataaatttcaatatatctttttatattttcattgtttttttttatatcttatagtCTTGAGGAAGAATGTCTTGATGATGGTTTATCTTTAAAACCAAAAGCTCTTCATTGTTGGTTAACTcgagtattatataataggagATCACAGTTTGATccattttggaataattttattattggaggTTTAGAAGGAGATAAATTGTaagttcaatttattttccttttatattaaatataataatatattttcaattcatttagaTTTTTGGGTACTGTGGATAAACTTGGTACAGCCTA
This region of Apis mellifera strain DH4 linkage group LG14, Amel_HAv3.1, whole genome shotgun sequence genomic DNA includes:
- the LOC411520 gene encoding proteasome subunit beta type-4, which gives rise to MTFQSVLLIKNMALNKADWQTPAPLWQNGPVPGAFYHFPGNSTHFKVGGYQRSQAPMTTGTSVVGIQFKNGILIATDILGSYGSLARYRNLERVMKVNDNIILGAGGDYADYQCLKSHIERKILEEECLDDGLSLKPKALHCWLTRVLYNRRSQFDPFWNNFIIGGLEGDKLFLGTVDKLGTAYSDPVIATGYGAYMATPILRKAYEENKEMSKEQAIELLYKVMQVLYYRDARSFPKYQVGVITREEGVEIQGPLTLDSYWGPAIM